DNA sequence from the bacterium genome:
GCAACGACACCTCGACCGGCACCTCGCCGAAATTCAACCCCACGACCAGCCGCTGCGCGGCGTGGTCGCGCGCGTACACGAAGGCGCCGGGCGGGGCGTCGAGCACCCGCAGGGTGCCCTCGAGCAGCGCCGGCGACGTCTTCCGCCACCAGATGACGCGGCGGTAGAACGACAGCAGGGAGCGCGGGTCGTCGCGTTGCGCGGCGACGTTCACCGTCGGCCACTCCGCGCCGAGCGGCAGCCAGGGCGGCTCGGCGCTGAAGCCGGCGTGCGGCGACGCGTCCCACGGCATCGGCGTGCGCTCCGGATCGCGGCCGAGGGCGGGGAAGCGCTTGCCGACCGGATCGCAGATGCGCTCGGGTGGGATCTCGCCGTCGCGCATGCCGAGCTCCTCGCCGTAGTAGAGGAACGGCGTGCCGCGCAGGGTGAGCAGCATCAGGGCGGCGACGCGGGCGCGGGCATCGCCGTGCTCGGGATGGTCGAAGCGGGTGCGGTGGCGCGGCGCGTCGTGGCTGGACAGCACGTAGGTCGGCTGCGCGCCCGGCGGCCACAGGCGTTCCACCTCCTCGACCCGCTGACGGAACAGCTCGGCGTCCCACGGCGTCCACTGGAAGGCGAAGTTGAAGGCCAGCGGCAGCTCGTCGAGGGCGGCGCCGTGGTAGGCGGCGACCTTGGCCGGTTCGAGCAGGTAGACCTCGCCGACCATCGTGCGGTCGCCGTGCTGGTCGAGCAGGCGACGCCAGCCGCGGATGATCTCGTGCACCTCCGGGCGGTCGTGGTCCCAGACGTGCTGCTGGCCGAAGTAGTCGCGGATCGGGTGCGGATCGTCGGCGTCGGGCGGCGGGTTGTCGCGGAACTGGTCGTCCTTGATCAGCTTGTGGATGACATCGACGCGGAATCCGTCGACGCCGCGCCGCAGCCAGAAGTCGATCGCCTGCCGCATCGCCGCCA
Encoded proteins:
- a CDS encoding DUF3459 domain-containing protein, coding for MREWWRRAVFYEIYVRSFQDANGDGVGDLAGITARLDYLNDGTARSLGVDALWLTPINPSPMFDFGYDVSDYTAVDPLFGSLGDLDHLLAAAHRRGMKVILDLVPNHTSHLHPWFIESRRSRAAARRDWYIWRDPAPDGGPPTNWVSSFGGPAWSLDPTTGQYYLHSFLAEQPDLNWRNPAVVAAMRQAIDFWLRRGVDGFRVDVIHKLIKDDQFRDNPPPDADDPHPIRDYFGQQHVWDHDRPEVHEIIRGWRRLLDQHGDRTMVGEVYLLEPAKVAAYHGAALDELPLAFNFAFQWTPWDAELFRQRVEEVERLWPPGAQPTYVLSSHDAPRHRTRFDHPEHGDARARVAALMLLTLRGTPFLYYGEELGMRDGEIPPERICDPVGKRFPALGRDPERTPMPWDASPHAGFSAEPPWLPLGAEWPTVNVAAQRDDPRSLLSFYRRVIWWRKTSPALLEGTLRVLDAPPGAFVYARDHAAQRLVVGLNFGEVPVEVSLPAHGHVVISTRGREAAVTGRLLLQPVEGVIVVTQ